In Treponema vincentii, a single window of DNA contains:
- a CDS encoding AAA family ATPase produces MNTEKTAERLLSALEKAIKGKKDVLRLFITAYLTGGHVLLEDVPGVGKTTLVKTFAALIEKDGQAARFRRIQCTPDLLPYDITGVEVFNAGLNTFEFMEGPVFADILLADELNRTPPKVQSALLEAMAERQVTAGTVTRPLSPYFFTAATQNPVESLGTYPLPAAQLDRFSICLSIGYPDEEAETELLHEQTHLPAAEPEPVTPVVSIEDIAASREEQRQVFVHPVLEKIIARIGKETRAHPAFRLGTSPRAGLHLLYLARTFALVNGRNWVEDGDIRTLSSLVLAHRCLIKTGDGSASELISSITEAVIRTADKQTDWTKPAEAQ; encoded by the coding sequence ATGAATACCGAAAAAACGGCGGAACGGCTTCTTTCCGCACTGGAAAAAGCGATTAAAGGAAAGAAGGATGTTCTCCGTCTTTTTATTACCGCATATCTGACCGGCGGGCATGTTCTTTTAGAGGATGTGCCGGGCGTCGGGAAAACCACACTGGTAAAAACATTTGCAGCACTTATCGAAAAAGACGGGCAGGCGGCGCGGTTCAGGCGTATCCAATGCACCCCCGACCTTTTGCCCTACGACATCACCGGCGTGGAAGTCTTTAATGCAGGGCTGAATACCTTTGAATTTATGGAAGGTCCGGTGTTCGCAGACATCCTGCTTGCGGATGAGCTGAACCGCACTCCGCCGAAGGTACAGTCTGCCTTACTGGAAGCGATGGCTGAACGACAGGTAACTGCCGGTACGGTAACCCGTCCGTTAAGCCCCTACTTTTTTACAGCGGCTACGCAAAATCCTGTAGAAAGTTTAGGTACCTATCCGCTCCCCGCTGCTCAGTTAGACCGGTTCAGTATATGCCTGTCGATCGGCTACCCCGATGAAGAAGCGGAAACCGAATTGCTGCATGAACAAACGCACCTTCCCGCTGCAGAACCGGAGCCGGTTACGCCGGTTGTTTCCATAGAGGATATCGCAGCTTCGCGGGAAGAACAGCGGCAGGTATTTGTGCATCCCGTACTCGAGAAGATAATCGCGCGAATCGGAAAAGAGACCCGTGCCCATCCTGCGTTTAGGCTCGGCACATCGCCTCGCGCCGGTTTGCATTTACTGTACCTCGCCCGCACCTTTGCGCTTGTCAACGGACGCAATTGGGTTGAGGATGGAGATATCCGCACACTTAGCTCCCTCGTACTTGCTCACCGGTGCTTGATAAAAACCGGCGACGGCTCGGCTTCGGAACTCATCAGCAGCATCACCGAAGCGGTTATCCGCACCGCCGACAAACAAACGGATTGGACAAAACCGGCTGAGGCACAATAA
- a CDS encoding NifB/NifX family molybdenum-iron cluster-binding protein has protein sequence MIHSTNMKIAATYDILTNLIFQHFGKTEHFKVYTIEAGKVTKTEVIDNGGFGHHDLATYLKSLGVETLILGNRGQGAIDALNNAGIHQLAGLTGSPDEAVAAFLAGTLQDNPNAQCNHHGEHHHE, from the coding sequence ATGATACACTCAACCAATATGAAAATCGCAGCGACTTATGATATTTTAACGAATTTGATTTTCCAGCATTTTGGAAAAACAGAGCATTTTAAGGTTTACACAATTGAAGCCGGAAAAGTAACGAAAACCGAAGTAATCGATAACGGCGGTTTCGGTCATCACGATTTGGCAACCTATCTTAAAAGCCTTGGAGTTGAAACGCTCATCTTAGGAAACCGCGGACAGGGTGCGATTGATGCGCTGAACAACGCCGGAATTCATCAGCTTGCCGGCCTTACCGGCTCTCCGGATGAAGCTGTCGCAGCTTTTTTAGCAGGCACATTACAGGATAATCCGAACGCTCAATGCAATCATCATGGGGAACATCATCACGAATAG
- a CDS encoding peptidase U32 family protein: MVELLAPAGNPEALEAAIAEGADAVYLGLKSFNARMRSSNFAWNQFEATVDVLHKRNKKIYVTVNTVVTENEMERLYRFLAYLNNVGPDGIIVQDLGLIQMAHKHFPNLKLHASTQLNIASAKAANAMSRWGVSRTVLARELSLEEIRAVHANTSCELEVFVHGALCVSESGLCLFSSYLGGKSANRGMCTQACRRLYTAHEPEGDREGYFFSPADLQLIEYIPDLIQAGVASFKIEGRMKSAEYVGTVVSAYRYVIDNWEADKKAAVETGKRILANDFARKKTGYRFKSTRAEEVLNPDQAGGTGIYLGIIDGIKKGAVEEVPFKDGTRAVHYVQLKDGHYTPEKGDSVRIHKKDDSGRENWKIQDIMESKSGAWLQLPADSGKGDSVYLLQTKAMTKRYPRLLPASLEKYRKQPNDEALPMLTLEAGFPTLGDTSKSAPSKSASTTPTGDALPVRSTAAATAPSATPVKKSLAKKPADIFPEGLYVQVSSIADLHTILADKPVRVIINLNEDTYPALTGQQPNPQQQNQQQAKPLPFSKREIFISLDPFVPQEQEPILAEQLEQLTAQGYTQFIVNNPAHISMLRNKKNFLVAGPYLYTFNCWAVSWLQENGICAYIPPAESSQANIETVFAPELRPQVLLPLFSYSVLFRMRFTLPKNYNFLYFSDKQGEAFRAFSTPSASFVLSDKPFSVVDRYHALQHHQFSRFLLDFSHTSVERRAYRFILQSLRSGTPFPDSVRFNWKEGFYDPQRVEELKQLGQKSAAERGPKNSGGRAKPPKGRSQNRRHNQTHRK, from the coding sequence ATGGTCGAATTATTAGCACCGGCGGGGAATCCCGAAGCATTGGAAGCAGCGATTGCGGAAGGGGCGGACGCCGTTTATTTAGGTTTAAAGAGCTTTAATGCCCGTATGCGGTCTTCAAACTTTGCGTGGAATCAGTTTGAGGCAACGGTTGATGTACTGCATAAGCGGAATAAAAAAATATATGTTACCGTCAATACGGTTGTAACCGAGAATGAGATGGAGCGGCTCTATCGGTTCTTGGCATATCTCAACAATGTCGGCCCGGACGGCATTATCGTGCAGGATCTCGGGCTGATTCAAATGGCGCACAAACACTTTCCGAATCTCAAGCTCCACGCCTCAACACAGCTCAATATTGCAAGCGCAAAAGCAGCCAATGCGATGAGCCGCTGGGGGGTATCACGGACGGTACTGGCACGGGAACTGAGCTTGGAAGAAATCCGTGCCGTTCATGCAAACACCTCCTGCGAGCTGGAGGTATTCGTACACGGGGCGCTCTGCGTAAGCGAATCGGGCTTGTGCCTTTTTTCAAGCTATCTCGGCGGCAAGTCGGCGAACCGCGGAATGTGTACCCAAGCGTGCCGCCGCCTCTACACGGCGCATGAGCCGGAGGGCGACCGGGAAGGCTACTTTTTCTCTCCGGCGGACTTACAGCTCATCGAGTATATCCCCGATTTGATTCAGGCAGGCGTTGCCTCATTTAAAATAGAAGGAAGAATGAAAAGCGCCGAGTATGTCGGCACAGTGGTATCCGCCTACCGGTATGTCATCGACAACTGGGAAGCCGATAAAAAGGCGGCGGTCGAAACGGGCAAGCGTATCTTAGCGAACGACTTTGCACGGAAAAAGACCGGCTACCGCTTTAAAAGCACCCGCGCGGAAGAAGTGCTCAACCCCGATCAGGCGGGCGGCACCGGCATCTACCTCGGCATTATCGACGGCATTAAAAAAGGCGCCGTGGAGGAAGTCCCGTTTAAAGACGGCACGAGGGCGGTACACTATGTACAGCTGAAAGACGGGCACTATACGCCGGAGAAAGGCGACTCGGTGCGCATTCATAAGAAGGACGACAGCGGACGCGAAAACTGGAAAATTCAGGATATAATGGAAAGCAAATCCGGCGCATGGCTGCAACTGCCTGCGGATTCCGGCAAAGGCGACAGCGTATATCTCTTGCAGACCAAGGCGATGACCAAACGCTACCCTCGTTTGCTGCCTGCCTCGCTCGAAAAATACCGCAAACAGCCCAACGACGAAGCGCTGCCGATGCTGACGCTCGAAGCAGGCTTCCCGACGCTCGGCGATACAAGCAAGTCTGCGCCCTCAAAATCAGCATCTACGACACCTACCGGAGATGCACTGCCGGTGAGATCAACGGCTGCGGCAACCGCACCATCTGCAACACCCGTCAAAAAGAGCCTTGCGAAAAAGCCTGCGGATATCTTCCCCGAAGGGCTCTACGTTCAGGTTTCTTCCATTGCAGATTTACACACCATCCTTGCGGATAAACCGGTACGAGTTATTATCAATTTGAATGAGGATACCTATCCGGCGCTGACTGGACAACAGCCCAATCCGCAGCAGCAAAATCAACAGCAGGCAAAACCGCTGCCGTTCTCCAAACGGGAAATCTTTATTTCGCTTGATCCCTTTGTGCCGCAGGAACAGGAGCCTATCCTTGCGGAGCAGCTTGAACAGCTAACCGCACAGGGGTATACGCAATTTATCGTGAATAATCCGGCGCATATTTCCATGCTCCGCAATAAAAAGAACTTTTTAGTTGCGGGGCCGTACCTGTACACTTTTAACTGCTGGGCTGTTTCGTGGCTGCAGGAGAACGGCATCTGCGCCTACATTCCTCCCGCCGAAAGCTCTCAGGCGAATATCGAAACGGTGTTTGCGCCGGAGCTGCGCCCGCAGGTACTGCTGCCGCTTTTTTCGTATTCCGTACTGTTCAGAATGCGCTTTACGCTGCCGAAAAACTATAACTTCCTCTACTTTTCCGACAAGCAGGGCGAGGCGTTCAGAGCTTTTTCTACCCCATCCGCCTCTTTTGTGCTATCCGACAAGCCGTTTTCGGTTGTAGACCGATACCACGCCTTACAGCATCATCAGTTCTCACGCTTTTTGCTGGATTTTTCGCATACGAGCGTTGAACGCCGCGCTTATCGGTTTATTTTACAGTCGCTGCGGAGCGGCACTCCCTTCCCCGACTCGGTGCGCTTTAACTGGAAGGAAGGCTTCTACGATCCACAGCGGGTAGAAGAGCTCAAACAGCTGGGGCAAAAATCGGCGGCAGAGCGCGGCCCCAAAAACTCCGGCGGACGAGCAAAACCGCCTAAAGGACGTTCACAGAACCGTCGGCACAATCAGACACACCGGAAATAA
- a CDS encoding HAD family hydrolase has protein sequence METKATDKTHKTNKPALTGNWEPQNKLRLERLIAEKAFADNYAVFDWDYTCIFYDIQDSLFLYQLEHLCFNLAPEQFAVTIRHEIPQDIPLVGCFNSEGRQLTAADLSADLDDRYRFLYHAYQHLNGTLPLEEVVQTEEYLDFKAKILTLMRYAVTVCDTDISQSVCTGLTLPELNSLVEKTIAEALTAEIKQYTLVSPMRQAGRAGVVTATYRKGIRIQPEIQELFRRFEEHGITPYICSASQEDGVRVFACNPAYGYCLRPEQVFGRRRLRNADGVFTDERDYSIPQTWREGKADAIRTLIAPRHGGKAPILIAGDSDGDFCMMDAFKNEALLLILYRNQKPHEKLYPLIQRGLAERNAPDASIIVQHRNEETGLFISGVSDCADGSVNVL, from the coding sequence ATGGAAACCAAGGCAACGGATAAGACTCATAAAACAAATAAACCGGCATTAACCGGGAATTGGGAGCCGCAGAACAAACTGCGGTTGGAACGCTTGATTGCGGAAAAAGCTTTTGCGGACAATTATGCCGTCTTTGATTGGGATTATACGTGTATCTTCTACGATATACAGGATAGCCTTTTTCTGTATCAGCTTGAACACCTTTGTTTTAACCTGGCGCCCGAACAGTTTGCCGTTACCATTCGGCACGAAATTCCGCAGGATATTCCGCTCGTCGGCTGCTTTAATAGCGAAGGGCGTCAGCTCACTGCAGCAGATCTTTCGGCGGATTTGGATGACCGCTATCGGTTCTTATATCATGCATATCAACATTTGAACGGGACGCTCCCGCTCGAGGAAGTCGTGCAAACCGAGGAATACCTCGATTTTAAGGCAAAAATTCTGACGCTGATGCGGTATGCGGTAACGGTCTGCGATACCGATATTTCTCAATCGGTATGCACGGGATTGACGCTCCCCGAATTAAATAGTCTTGTAGAAAAAACAATTGCCGAAGCGCTTACCGCTGAAATAAAACAATACACGCTCGTATCACCCATGCGGCAGGCAGGGCGAGCCGGTGTTGTTACCGCAACGTACCGGAAGGGGATACGGATACAGCCGGAAATACAAGAGCTGTTCCGCCGTTTTGAAGAACACGGCATTACTCCCTATATCTGTTCTGCCTCGCAGGAGGACGGCGTGCGGGTGTTTGCCTGTAATCCTGCGTATGGCTACTGCCTCCGTCCCGAACAAGTGTTCGGCAGACGGCGGCTGCGGAATGCCGACGGCGTGTTTACCGATGAGCGGGATTACTCCATTCCGCAAACGTGGCGGGAAGGAAAGGCGGATGCGATACGGACGTTGATTGCTCCGCGGCACGGCGGGAAAGCTCCCATCCTTATTGCGGGCGACAGTGACGGCGATTTTTGTATGATGGATGCGTTCAAAAATGAGGCATTGCTGCTTATCCTGTACCGCAATCAAAAGCCGCACGAAAAGCTCTATCCGCTGATACAGCGCGGTTTAGCCGAGCGCAATGCCCCCGATGCATCGATTATCGTACAGCATCGGAATGAAGAGACGGGGCTATTTATTTCCGGTGTGTCTGATTGTGCCGACGGTTCTGTGAACGTCCTTTAG
- the sufU gene encoding Fe-S cluster assembly sulfur transfer protein SufU, with product MSIETVYQQTLLDYSRRTEHKHQLDGATGIERGHNPSCGDDLTLLIKQKDGIVEDASFLGAGCAVSTASTNMLIDLIKGKTVKEAQHCLEVFFNMMAGKPQSEEELESLGDAQILSYFAEMPARIKCATLSWHSAQVLLK from the coding sequence GTGAGCATCGAAACGGTATATCAACAAACATTATTGGATTATTCGCGGAGAACCGAACATAAACATCAGTTGGACGGAGCGACCGGTATTGAGCGCGGGCATAATCCCAGCTGCGGCGACGATTTAACCTTGCTGATTAAGCAGAAGGACGGGATTGTTGAGGACGCTTCTTTTTTAGGTGCCGGTTGTGCGGTTTCAACCGCTTCCACCAATATGCTGATCGATTTAATCAAAGGCAAAACGGTTAAAGAGGCGCAGCATTGTCTTGAGGTGTTTTTTAATATGATGGCAGGAAAGCCGCAGTCCGAGGAAGAATTGGAGAGCCTCGGCGATGCGCAGATTCTCAGCTATTTTGCCGAAATGCCTGCTCGTATTAAATGCGCGACACTGAGCTGGCACAGCGCACAGGTTTTGCTTAAATAA
- a CDS encoding RluA family pseudouridine synthase yields the protein MLSQKGYHNQMKFTFRIETKTRLDIFLRSELVQAVSVPVKNASITPLSNSKIRRMIIAGAVSVDGLQIRRPSYELLQGQIVCAEFDKEKFFFEKQADDIAFELTTADVLYEDSNLIAVNKPAFFPTEETIVGGEKRDCLHAAVVRYLWTKAALRNPPYAGIMHRLDRETSGVIMFTKNRAVNAAVHEIFEKRTAQKIYRAVCAVAGNKGNTQRYRNLEKGSEFFVENNIGRISPKSTRAKWGELSTAHGGLYARTDFTVLECCMIGGIPAVKIEARPLTGRTHQIRVHLASVGLPILGDTLYGAPEYKRTMLHAQSLTFPHPISKNTMTVSAPLPDGF from the coding sequence ATGCTTTCACAAAAGGGCTATCATAATCAGATGAAATTCACGTTTCGAATAGAAACAAAAACGCGACTCGACATTTTCCTACGTTCGGAACTTGTTCAGGCCGTATCCGTTCCGGTTAAAAACGCTTCTATTACGCCTCTGTCAAATTCAAAAATACGGCGGATGATTATCGCAGGAGCAGTCAGTGTTGACGGACTACAGATTCGCCGCCCTTCATATGAGCTTTTGCAAGGGCAGATTGTCTGCGCCGAATTCGATAAAGAAAAATTCTTCTTTGAAAAGCAGGCGGATGATATTGCCTTTGAATTGACTACTGCTGATGTGCTTTATGAAGACAGCAATTTGATTGCCGTGAACAAGCCGGCATTTTTTCCGACGGAAGAAACGATTGTCGGCGGCGAAAAGCGGGACTGCCTGCACGCGGCGGTTGTACGCTACTTATGGACAAAAGCCGCGCTCCGAAATCCTCCTTACGCAGGGATCATGCACCGCCTTGACCGCGAAACCAGCGGCGTTATTATGTTTACAAAAAACCGCGCTGTAAATGCTGCCGTTCACGAAATATTTGAAAAACGTACCGCGCAAAAAATCTACCGCGCCGTATGTGCCGTTGCAGGAAACAAGGGAAATACGCAGCGATACCGTAATTTGGAGAAAGGCTCCGAGTTTTTTGTAGAAAATAATATCGGGCGCATAAGCCCTAAAAGCACACGGGCAAAGTGGGGTGAGCTGAGTACGGCGCACGGCGGATTGTATGCGCGCACGGATTTTACGGTTTTGGAATGCTGCATGATCGGCGGTATTCCTGCCGTCAAGATTGAAGCGCGTCCGCTTACGGGACGCACACACCAGATCCGCGTTCATCTTGCGTCGGTCGGTTTGCCGATTTTAGGCGACACGCTTTACGGCGCACCGGAATACAAGCGCACAATGCTCCATGCACAAAGCTTGACATTCCCGCATCCCATTAGCAAAAACACAATGACGGTGAGCGCACCGCTGCCGGATGGCTTCTAG
- a CDS encoding thioesterase family protein — translation MEVGIKGDYTFVVTKEMLATAVGSGTVEVFATPAMIARMEDTATRSVMPYLDEGQATVGTHVDVRHLDATPEGMKVSIHTELVEINANGKFLTFQVEARDERGVIGSGIHERAIINVDRFMEKVNKKKNA, via the coding sequence ATGGAAGTCGGGATTAAAGGAGATTATACCTTTGTTGTTACAAAGGAGATGCTCGCAACTGCGGTGGGGAGCGGGACGGTGGAGGTATTTGCGACACCGGCTATGATTGCTCGAATGGAAGATACGGCAACGCGCAGCGTGATGCCGTATTTGGACGAGGGGCAGGCAACGGTCGGTACCCATGTGGATGTACGGCATCTTGATGCAACCCCTGAGGGGATGAAGGTTTCAATCCATACCGAATTGGTAGAGATCAATGCAAATGGGAAATTTCTGACCTTTCAGGTTGAAGCGCGTGATGAGCGCGGCGTGATAGGCAGCGGTATTCATGAACGGGCGATTATCAATGTCGACCGCTTTATGGAAAAAGTAAATAAAAAGAAAAACGCATAA
- a CDS encoding adenosine deaminase codes for MKDIEYLKSRPKSDTHNHLNLSMKYEHYKHWAGVVIPNFPRKMAGLDEMHQVIGSYTRPRCKTAKDVKALFEMSIQDAIADNVVWLETSIDIGFIKHYDNNIDKFLSDVSRLVSKYKKQIEIRPEVGIPKTLDRDFIRTWVYPLFESKVFKNVDLYGTEVFEGIEDFGYIFKLAEKHNIKKKAHIGEFSDAQSVRKFVEFFELDEVQHGIGAASDDSVLKFLADRKIRCNVCPMSNVMLSAVPSLKEHPIKKMIDAGIPIGLGTDDLLFFGKTNSDQLYDMLECGLITDADAEMLMAVRG; via the coding sequence ATGAAAGATATTGAGTATTTAAAATCGCGACCAAAGTCGGATACGCATAATCATCTTAATTTGAGCATGAAGTATGAACACTACAAGCATTGGGCGGGTGTGGTTATTCCGAATTTTCCCCGCAAAATGGCAGGTCTCGATGAAATGCATCAAGTAATCGGTTCTTATACCCGCCCGCGCTGTAAAACGGCAAAAGACGTCAAAGCCCTTTTCGAAATGTCCATTCAGGATGCGATTGCCGACAACGTTGTTTGGCTTGAAACGTCAATTGATATCGGTTTTATAAAGCATTACGACAACAATATTGATAAGTTCTTATCCGATGTTTCGAGGCTTGTATCAAAATACAAAAAACAAATTGAAATACGCCCCGAAGTCGGCATTCCAAAAACACTCGACCGAGATTTTATTCGCACATGGGTGTATCCGCTTTTTGAAAGCAAGGTATTTAAGAATGTCGATTTATATGGCACCGAGGTTTTTGAAGGGATCGAGGATTTCGGTTATATCTTTAAACTGGCCGAAAAACATAATATCAAAAAGAAAGCGCATATCGGAGAATTTTCGGATGCACAATCGGTTCGTAAATTCGTTGAATTTTTTGAGTTGGATGAAGTGCAGCACGGTATCGGAGCCGCTTCTGACGATTCGGTGCTGAAATTTTTAGCCGATCGTAAAATACGCTGTAATGTGTGTCCGATGAGCAACGTGATGCTGAGCGCCGTCCCCAGTTTAAAAGAGCACCCCATCAAAAAAATGATCGATGCGGGAATTCCGATAGGGCTCGGTACCGATGATCTGTTGTTCTTCGGCAAGACAAACAGCGATCAACTCTACGATATGCTGGAATGCGGGCTTATTACCGATGCTGATGCTGAGATGCTGATGGCGGTGCGGGGCTAG
- the deoC gene encoding deoxyribose-phosphate aldolase, with amino-acid sequence MELNKYIDHTLLKPNAVEAELVTLCKEAKEYHFASVCVNPCNVALVKKELAGSDVMTCSVIGFPFGTQTTQVKCAETEQALKDGADEIDMVINIGKLLEGNTSYVEKEIAALASICHAKKAHLKVIVETCYLSEKDIANVCVAVEQAGADFIKTSTGYGSRGASLEDISLFKKYLKKDTKIKASGGIRSREDALKYIEAGCSRIGTSSGVKIING; translated from the coding sequence ATGGAATTAAATAAGTATATCGATCATACTTTATTAAAGCCTAATGCCGTCGAGGCAGAGCTTGTTACTTTGTGCAAAGAAGCGAAGGAATATCATTTTGCTTCGGTTTGTGTGAATCCTTGCAATGTTGCGTTGGTAAAAAAAGAACTTGCAGGCTCCGATGTTATGACGTGCAGCGTTATCGGTTTCCCATTCGGCACACAGACAACCCAAGTAAAATGTGCTGAGACTGAACAAGCGTTAAAAGATGGTGCTGACGAAATCGATATGGTGATTAATATCGGAAAATTGCTGGAAGGCAATACAAGCTATGTTGAAAAAGAAATTGCTGCGCTTGCCTCAATCTGCCATGCAAAAAAAGCTCATTTAAAGGTCATTGTGGAGACTTGCTATTTGTCCGAAAAGGATATTGCAAATGTCTGTGTTGCGGTTGAACAGGCCGGGGCGGATTTTATTAAAACTTCTACCGGTTACGGTTCGCGCGGAGCATCGCTTGAAGATATCTCTTTATTTAAGAAATATCTCAAAAAAGATACCAAGATTAAGGCGTCAGGCGGTATTCGCAGTCGTGAGGATGCGCTTAAATATATTGAAGCAGGGTGTTCAAGGATTGGCACTAGTAGCGGCGTCAAAATAATTAATGGGTAG